The Methylomonas montana genome has a window encoding:
- a CDS encoding FimV/HubP family polar landmark protein, whose protein sequence is MSNLTKALAVVSLLTPVSAQPLGIGEIELHSTLNQNLNAEIRLSVAAGENPADVSVKLAPPEKFDQAGVVWNYFLSKIKLEPVIQANGSIIVKVSSREALTEPFLDFLLEVSWPQGSMVREFTLLIDPPTAYNQPIIPVTETSRYSAEPIEQLERPVRKSRPVPKRAVRAAPADGITPQTPTSGEFGPVQKSDTLWGIATQLGQEKNIPTQRMINALYKANPGAFSNGNMNALKEGVTLKIPESDAILHPSSKQARNEQKVERKPAKPETSQTEATSKPLELVAPTESKIAANAVITGQTKSEPATAPTTGAAADGTANQAGDGKDLEMQARIEKLEQQLGMMQQLLALKDQQLASLQGKQAQTTAPTEPNQLAPQAPVVAEQPAPPPATTAQPPASEAVVTPLPAPTPQPAPQPAPTPRVAPTPAPVVAQDEGLFSSDSYYLISGGLGAGILGVLGWLLWRKRKIDERTNTESMFASASQIRLPDSESSLSVPIMDINNPDEYDVGTVGESSFISDFTPSDFDAFDTDQNEVDPISEADVYLAYGRYQQAEELIRHAIAEQPNRDECKLKLLEIFYASENKDGFSSYAQELADAGKQTDKPFWKKITDMAKEIIPDSPLFGGGSATPVHTGKVDTATSSVLAATAAPKTAELEDDDFARLDDDLFDLNLDMAQDSALDDGGLDFDLGDFGGSSKQQEQTKQAETKLESIDFNQQISFEEPIELSGVAPSSADTPDSAIESFDFNFDIDTTSSVSEDQTQTDIPSQPELETFDFSDFDSIKAEPAPDSEKPVTAGINAPADIESFDFNFDTEATAPTLAKEQQNDSALNLESELKLETFDFSDFDSLTSNTTKTTDKSLSAGEANDEFNFNFDFDTPVISASSENTLDLGVSDLTDMDEFETKIDLAKAYIDMGDTEAARSIAEDVLAKGSKQQQQAAQALLDELK, encoded by the coding sequence GTGAGCAATTTAACTAAAGCTTTAGCGGTTGTATCGCTATTGACGCCAGTCAGTGCCCAACCGTTAGGTATTGGCGAAATTGAGTTGCATTCCACTCTGAATCAAAACCTCAATGCCGAAATCAGACTGAGCGTTGCGGCCGGCGAAAATCCGGCCGATGTCTCCGTAAAACTGGCGCCACCGGAAAAATTCGATCAAGCCGGCGTTGTTTGGAATTACTTCCTATCCAAAATCAAGCTTGAGCCAGTCATCCAAGCAAACGGTTCCATTATCGTCAAAGTATCCTCGCGCGAAGCCTTGACCGAACCTTTTCTGGATTTTCTATTGGAAGTCAGTTGGCCACAAGGCAGTATGGTGCGCGAGTTCACGTTATTGATCGATCCGCCAACCGCATACAACCAACCGATCATTCCCGTCACCGAAACGAGTCGCTACAGTGCCGAACCCATAGAACAACTAGAGCGCCCCGTCAGGAAATCTCGACCGGTGCCAAAACGGGCTGTCCGCGCCGCACCTGCAGACGGCATCACCCCACAAACACCGACTAGCGGTGAATTTGGTCCCGTCCAAAAATCCGATACGCTATGGGGCATCGCCACTCAGTTGGGACAAGAAAAAAACATTCCAACCCAACGCATGATCAATGCGCTATACAAAGCCAATCCAGGCGCATTTAGTAACGGCAACATGAACGCCTTGAAAGAGGGCGTTACATTAAAGATTCCCGAATCGGATGCAATTCTGCATCCATCATCAAAACAAGCGCGCAACGAACAGAAAGTCGAGCGCAAACCGGCTAAACCGGAGACAAGCCAAACCGAAGCGACCAGCAAACCGTTGGAACTAGTGGCGCCCACCGAATCGAAAATCGCCGCCAATGCCGTTATTACCGGCCAAACCAAATCCGAACCAGCTACTGCGCCAACGACGGGCGCCGCTGCCGATGGCACTGCCAATCAGGCTGGCGACGGCAAGGATTTGGAAATGCAAGCCCGCATCGAAAAACTCGAGCAGCAGTTAGGCATGATGCAGCAATTGCTGGCCTTGAAAGATCAACAGCTAGCCTCGCTGCAAGGCAAACAAGCTCAAACAACCGCACCGACCGAACCAAACCAACTGGCGCCACAAGCGCCAGTTGTCGCTGAACAACCAGCGCCACCACCGGCTACCACGGCCCAGCCACCGGCTAGCGAAGCCGTTGTCACGCCACTGCCCGCACCCACGCCTCAACCAGCGCCGCAGCCCGCACCTACGCCCAGGGTTGCGCCTACACCAGCACCGGTCGTAGCCCAAGATGAAGGACTATTTTCATCCGACTCGTATTACCTAATAAGCGGTGGTCTGGGTGCCGGCATACTGGGTGTATTGGGTTGGTTGTTATGGCGTAAGCGCAAAATCGACGAGCGCACCAATACCGAAAGCATGTTCGCATCAGCCAGCCAAATTCGCCTGCCAGACTCGGAAAGCAGCTTGTCTGTGCCGATCATGGACATCAATAATCCGGACGAATACGATGTTGGCACCGTTGGCGAAAGCTCGTTCATCAGCGATTTCACGCCCAGCGATTTCGATGCGTTCGATACCGATCAAAACGAAGTCGATCCCATCTCGGAAGCCGACGTTTATCTGGCTTATGGCCGCTACCAACAAGCAGAAGAGTTGATCCGCCATGCAATAGCCGAACAGCCAAATCGCGACGAATGCAAACTAAAATTACTGGAGATTTTCTACGCCAGCGAAAACAAAGATGGCTTCTCCAGCTATGCGCAAGAATTAGCCGATGCCGGCAAACAGACCGACAAGCCGTTCTGGAAGAAAATTACGGATATGGCCAAGGAGATCATTCCGGACTCGCCACTATTCGGTGGTGGTTCGGCAACGCCTGTACACACCGGTAAAGTCGATACCGCAACCAGCTCAGTTTTGGCGGCAACTGCCGCCCCCAAGACAGCCGAACTGGAAGACGACGATTTTGCCCGGTTGGATGACGACCTTTTCGATCTGAATTTGGACATGGCCCAGGATTCCGCACTCGACGACGGCGGATTGGATTTCGATTTAGGAGACTTCGGCGGTAGTTCCAAACAGCAAGAACAAACCAAGCAAGCCGAAACAAAGTTGGAAAGTATCGATTTCAACCAGCAAATTTCGTTTGAAGAACCCATCGAACTCAGTGGCGTCGCTCCCAGCTCGGCTGATACTCCTGATTCGGCTATCGAGTCCTTCGACTTCAACTTTGACATTGATACCACCAGCTCGGTCTCGGAAGATCAAACTCAAACCGATATTCCATCGCAACCGGAGTTAGAAACGTTTGATTTTTCCGATTTCGACAGCATCAAAGCGGAACCTGCTCCAGATAGCGAAAAACCCGTTACAGCTGGAATAAATGCCCCGGCCGACATCGAAAGCTTCGATTTTAACTTCGATACCGAAGCCACCGCACCAACATTAGCTAAAGAACAGCAAAACGACTCGGCGCTTAATCTTGAATCTGAATTGAAACTTGAGACCTTCGATTTTTCCGATTTCGATAGCCTTACCTCAAATACGACTAAAACCACCGATAAATCTCTCTCAGCGGGTGAAGCGAATGACGAATTCAATTTCAATTTCGACTTCGACACACCGGTAATCAGCGCTAGTAGCGAGAATACTCTTGACTTGGGTGTTTCCGATCTGACCGATATGGACGAGTTCGAAACCAAAATCGACCTAGCAAAAGCTTATATCGACATGGGCGATACCGAAGCCGCGAGATCGATTGCTGAAGACGTACTCGCCAAAGGCTCTAAACAGCAGCAACAAGCCGCACAGGCATTGCTGGACGAACTGAAATAA
- a CDS encoding Hpt domain-containing response regulator: protein MTNDFAILIADDNEINLWLLREQLEHWAMDITLAQDGREAWQLLQQYSYALVFLDVNMPFLNGFEVVEKLRTTDGLNRQTPVIAVTAHAQSQQRQQAVDAGFNEYLVKPIRLNQLQQIVTRWRQGDDNNANYYAVQILRKTQDNSQLSQTLLSKLFAELPTHMLDIERSLQNMAIQQAWELVHKLHGTFCFYDFADCLGVVESLEQALLHNEEAQANQQFSLLKVKLDWLLDNQGVILRNVMSNEGGSD, encoded by the coding sequence ATGACAAACGATTTTGCGATTCTGATTGCCGATGATAATGAAATCAATCTTTGGTTGTTGCGAGAACAATTGGAGCATTGGGCGATGGATATTACTTTGGCACAAGACGGCAGGGAGGCCTGGCAACTGTTACAGCAATATAGCTATGCTCTGGTATTTTTGGATGTGAACATGCCGTTTTTAAACGGCTTCGAGGTGGTCGAAAAATTGCGAACTACGGACGGTCTCAATCGGCAAACGCCGGTCATTGCGGTAACGGCCCACGCCCAAAGCCAGCAACGACAGCAAGCGGTGGATGCCGGATTCAACGAGTATTTAGTTAAGCCGATCCGGTTAAACCAGTTACAGCAGATAGTGACACGTTGGCGGCAAGGTGACGATAATAACGCCAATTACTACGCCGTGCAGATATTGCGCAAAACGCAGGATAATAGTCAGCTCAGCCAAACATTATTGAGCAAGCTATTTGCGGAGTTGCCCACGCATATGCTTGACATCGAGCGGTCCTTACAAAATATGGCGATTCAGCAAGCTTGGGAGCTTGTTCACAAATTGCATGGCACCTTCTGTTTCTACGATTTTGCCGATTGCTTGGGGGTTGTTGAAAGTTTGGAACAAGCGCTGTTGCACAATGAGGAGGCACAAGCGAACCAGCAATTTAGCTTATTAAAGGTCAAACTGGATTGGTTGCTGGACAATCAGGGCGTTATTTTACGGAACGTGATGTCGAATGAGGGCGGTAGTGACTAG
- the groL gene encoding chaperonin GroEL (60 kDa chaperone family; promotes refolding of misfolded polypeptides especially under stressful conditions; forms two stacked rings of heptamers to form a barrel-shaped 14mer; ends can be capped by GroES; misfolded proteins enter the barrel where they are refolded when GroES binds), whose protein sequence is MAAKDVKFGGDARALMVAGVNILANAVKVTLGPKGRNAVLDKSFGAPTITKDGVSVAKEIELKDKFENMGAQMVKEVASKTSDVAGDGTTTATVLAQAIVNEGLKSVAAGMNPMDLKRGIDLAVSSAVAAIEKASTPCTDTHAIAQVGTISANSDESVGAIIAEAMEKVGKEGVITVEEGTGLNNELDVVEGMQFDRGYLSPYFINKQENMSVELDDPFVLLYDKKISNIREMLPILEGVAKSGRSLLIIAEDVEGEALATLVVNNMRGIVKVAAVKAPGFGDRRKAMLEDIAVLTGGVVIAEEVGLSLEKADISQLGTAKRVQINKENTTIIDGAGDEGQIKGRVAQIRAQADEATSDYDREKLQERLAKLAGGVAVIKVGAATEVEMKEKKARVEDALHSTRAAVEEGVVAGGGTALIRALSALEGLKGINHDQDVGISILRRAMEEPLRQIVANAGDEASVVLNEVKKGTGNFGYNAATGEYGDMIAMGILDPAKVTRSALQNAASVAGLMITTEVMIADAPADNKAPAMPDMGGMGGMGGMM, encoded by the coding sequence ATGGCAGCAAAAGACGTAAAATTCGGCGGCGACGCTCGTGCATTAATGGTGGCGGGTGTCAACATTCTGGCTAACGCAGTGAAAGTCACCTTGGGCCCTAAAGGCCGTAACGCCGTGCTGGACAAAAGCTTCGGCGCGCCAACCATCACCAAAGACGGTGTATCGGTTGCCAAAGAAATCGAATTGAAAGACAAATTCGAAAACATGGGTGCGCAAATGGTCAAAGAAGTCGCGTCAAAAACTTCCGACGTGGCTGGCGACGGTACCACCACTGCGACCGTACTGGCACAAGCCATCGTTAACGAAGGCTTGAAATCAGTCGCGGCGGGCATGAACCCGATGGACCTGAAACGCGGCATCGATCTGGCTGTTTCCTCAGCAGTTGCCGCTATCGAAAAAGCTTCGACACCTTGCACTGACACTCATGCAATTGCGCAAGTCGGCACCATCTCTGCCAACTCAGACGAATCCGTTGGCGCGATTATCGCCGAAGCGATGGAAAAAGTCGGTAAGGAAGGCGTTATTACCGTTGAAGAAGGCACTGGCCTGAACAACGAACTGGACGTGGTTGAAGGCATGCAATTCGACCGTGGCTATTTGTCACCTTACTTCATCAATAAACAAGAAAACATGAGTGTAGAGTTGGACGATCCGTTCGTTCTGCTCTATGACAAAAAAATCTCCAACATCCGTGAAATGTTGCCGATTCTGGAAGGCGTGGCTAAATCAGGCCGCTCTTTGCTGATTATCGCTGAAGACGTTGAAGGCGAAGCATTGGCGACTCTGGTCGTCAACAATATGCGCGGGATCGTTAAAGTCGCGGCTGTCAAAGCGCCTGGTTTCGGCGATCGTCGTAAAGCCATGCTGGAAGACATCGCGGTCCTGACCGGTGGTGTGGTTATCGCTGAAGAAGTGGGGCTGTCTCTGGAAAAAGCCGACATCAGCCAGTTGGGTACCGCAAAACGCGTCCAAATCAACAAAGAAAACACCACTATCATCGACGGTGCTGGCGACGAAGGCCAAATCAAGGGTCGTGTCGCGCAAATCCGTGCTCAAGCCGACGAAGCAACCTCCGATTACGACCGCGAAAAACTGCAGGAACGTCTGGCCAAACTGGCTGGCGGTGTAGCGGTCATCAAAGTTGGGGCTGCGACCGAAGTGGAAATGAAAGAGAAGAAAGCACGCGTAGAAGACGCTCTGCATTCGACTCGCGCCGCGGTTGAAGAAGGCGTTGTGGCCGGTGGCGGTACCGCGCTGATCCGTGCGCTGTCTGCTCTGGAAGGCTTGAAAGGCATCAACCACGACCAAGACGTGGGTATCAGCATCCTGCGCCGTGCAATGGAAGAGCCTTTGCGTCAAATCGTTGCCAACGCAGGCGACGAAGCTTCCGTGGTCCTGAACGAGGTCAAAAAAGGCACCGGTAACTTTGGTTACAACGCGGCAACCGGCGAATACGGCGACATGATTGCGATGGGTATTCTGGATCCTGCCAAAGTAACCCGTTCGGCGCTGCAAAACGCGGCATCGGTTGCCGGCCTGATGATCACTACCGAAGTGATGATCGCCGACGCGCCAGCCGACAACAAAGCCCCTGCGATGCCTGACATGGGCGGCATGGGCGGCATGGGCGGCATGATGTAA
- the groES gene encoding co-chaperone GroES, producing the protein MKIRPLHDRIVVKRVEEETKTAGGIVLPGSAAEKPSEGEVLAVGSGKPLDNGQVRALEVKVGDRVLFGKYSGTEVKVDGEQYIVMREEDIMGILG; encoded by the coding sequence ATGAAAATTCGTCCGTTACATGACCGTATCGTCGTTAAACGTGTTGAGGAAGAAACCAAAACCGCAGGCGGCATCGTATTGCCCGGTTCAGCTGCGGAAAAACCTAGCGAAGGCGAAGTTTTAGCGGTAGGTTCAGGTAAACCGTTAGACAACGGCCAAGTACGTGCCCTGGAAGTCAAAGTCGGCGACAGAGTTTTGTTCGGCAAATATTCAGGCACCGAAGTTAAAGTCGATGGCGAGCAATATATCGTCATGCGCGAAGAAGACATCATGGGCATTTTGGGTTAA
- a CDS encoding HesA/MoeB/ThiF family protein, translated as MNDHQLLRYSRQIMLPQIDIAGQQKLLDAKVLIVGVGGLGSPASMYLAAAGVGQMTIYDDDQVDLTNLQRQIAHNTCDIGLDKVISTQQTLEKINPEINIIAHKQRLSGQKLLEEVMKADVVLDCSDNFATRFAVNQACVARQTPLVSGAAIRFEGQVSVFTPGRNNSPCYNCLYQSDGEELQNCARNGVIAPITGIVGSIQALETIKLITDAGKTLTGRLLLLDGLSMEWHSMRLNKNPSCPTCGDCQR; from the coding sequence ATGAACGATCACCAATTACTCCGTTACAGCCGCCAAATCATGCTGCCGCAAATCGATATTGCCGGTCAGCAAAAATTGCTCGATGCCAAAGTATTGATTGTCGGCGTCGGCGGTCTCGGGTCACCAGCCTCGATGTATCTGGCTGCGGCCGGCGTCGGTCAAATGACTATTTACGACGACGACCAGGTCGATCTAACCAACTTGCAACGCCAGATTGCTCACAACACTTGCGATATAGGGCTGGATAAAGTTATTTCAACCCAACAGACCCTGGAAAAAATCAATCCGGAAATCAACATAATTGCCCATAAGCAACGCTTATCCGGTCAAAAACTGCTTGAAGAAGTGATGAAAGCCGACGTGGTACTGGATTGCAGCGATAATTTCGCTACCCGTTTTGCCGTCAACCAAGCTTGCGTTGCCCGGCAAACCCCGCTAGTTTCCGGCGCGGCAATCCGCTTCGAAGGCCAGGTCAGTGTATTCACCCCAGGCCGTAATAACAGTCCCTGTTACAATTGCCTCTATCAAAGTGACGGCGAGGAATTGCAAAATTGCGCCCGTAACGGCGTCATTGCGCCGATTACCGGTATCGTCGGCAGCATTCAAGCCTTGGAAACGATAAAATTGATTACAGACGCGGGCAAAACGCTAACAGGCCGTTTGCTGCTTTTAGATGGGCTTAGCATGGAATGGCACAGCATGCGCTTGAATAAAAACCCAAGTTGCCCGACGTGCGGCGACTGCCAAAGGTAA
- a CDS encoding cation-transporting P-type ATPase, whose amino-acid sequence MDNKQQTDWHSQAPETVLERLNVKLGLGLNSDEARQRMATAGRNRLTAPRGKGPLLLLLAQFNQPLIYILLLSAATTAFLEEWTDSSVIFGVVIINAAIGFIQEANALKAINALAQTLNISTNVLRDGQRRSLAAEELVPGDLVFLQSGDKVPADLRLLQCRELKIDESALTGESVPAEKQAQTLPLSTLLADRCNMAYSSTLVSYGSALAVVVTTGDHTEIGRINRLIASAEPLETPLTRKMSQFSQLLLWVIIGFALLTFAVGVWRGETMLDMFMASVALAVGAIPEGLPAALTITLAIGVSRMAKRNAIIRKLPAVETLGSTTVICSDKTGTLTQNQMTVQFVYAGGEDFEVSGSGYTPDGDFRSNHRSLNPEQKPALLECLKAGLLCNDARLIADVDNWRIEGDPTEAALLVAAHKAGLHHASVSDDHPRLDAIPFESEYQFMATLHHNLTEDARHIYLKGSLESLLERCDNAFSADMQAVPLDKNRLLQQAEAFAGQGLRVLAFARTEHDDDAIEHHEVRSGLTFLGLQAMMDPPRPEAAKAIAACYRAGIAVKMITGDHPVTALAIAKQLSMRHTERVVSGAELQAMEEADYRELVQNCDVYARIAPEQKLQLVRALQANGHVVAMTGDGVNDAPALRQADIGIAMGMGGTEVAKEAAAMVLTDDHFATIEAAVEEGRGVFDNLVKFIAWTLPTNLGEGLLITAAVFANVALPITPLQILWINMTTAVLLGLMLAFEPKEPGLMRRKPRSPKQPILTKHLMFRICLVGFLLLTGAFGLFEWELSHNEPLAVARTVSVNVFVFGELFYLFNCRSLQYSMFHVGLFSNPWLIFGVILMTLLQLLFTYWPPMQALFGSAAIGCDEWLLILAVSVVIYATIGLEKLLVRLWSRRR is encoded by the coding sequence ATGGACAACAAACAGCAAACCGACTGGCACAGCCAAGCCCCGGAAACAGTATTAGAACGATTGAACGTTAAGCTCGGGCTAGGTTTAAATTCTGACGAAGCCCGGCAGCGCATGGCCACAGCCGGCCGTAATCGCTTAACCGCGCCGCGCGGAAAAGGTCCGTTACTGTTATTGCTAGCGCAATTTAATCAGCCGCTGATTTACATCTTGCTGCTATCAGCGGCCACCACTGCATTTTTAGAAGAATGGACCGACAGCAGCGTCATCTTTGGCGTGGTGATCATCAATGCGGCAATCGGCTTTATTCAGGAAGCCAACGCGCTGAAAGCCATCAATGCCCTGGCACAAACCCTCAATATCAGCACCAACGTCCTGCGCGACGGCCAACGTCGTAGCCTTGCCGCCGAAGAACTCGTACCCGGAGACCTGGTTTTTCTACAATCCGGCGACAAGGTACCGGCCGATCTCAGATTACTACAATGCCGAGAACTGAAAATCGACGAATCCGCGCTGACTGGCGAATCGGTGCCAGCGGAAAAACAGGCGCAAACCCTGCCCCTATCAACCTTGCTGGCCGACCGCTGCAATATGGCTTATTCGTCAACGCTGGTCAGCTATGGCAGCGCGCTGGCGGTGGTAGTCACAACCGGCGATCACACCGAAATTGGCCGCATTAATCGCTTAATTGCCAGTGCCGAACCGTTAGAAACGCCGCTAACGAGAAAAATGAGCCAGTTCAGCCAATTGCTGCTGTGGGTCATCATTGGCTTTGCCTTGCTGACTTTTGCGGTCGGCGTCTGGCGAGGCGAAACCATGCTGGATATGTTCATGGCCTCGGTGGCCTTGGCAGTCGGGGCGATTCCGGAAGGTCTGCCGGCGGCATTAACCATTACGCTGGCTATCGGCGTATCGCGGATGGCTAAACGCAACGCCATCATCCGCAAACTGCCAGCCGTGGAAACCTTGGGCAGCACCACGGTCATCTGTTCCGACAAAACCGGTACGCTGACTCAAAATCAGATGACAGTACAATTCGTCTATGCCGGCGGCGAAGATTTCGAGGTAAGCGGCAGCGGCTACACGCCAGATGGCGATTTTCGCAGTAATCATCGATCGCTAAACCCCGAACAAAAGCCGGCGCTGCTGGAATGTCTAAAAGCCGGCCTGCTTTGTAACGACGCCAGATTAATCGCCGATGTCGACAACTGGCGTATCGAAGGCGACCCGACCGAAGCTGCCCTGCTGGTTGCCGCCCACAAAGCGGGTCTGCATCACGCCAGTGTCAGCGACGATCATCCCCGATTGGACGCGATTCCCTTCGAATCCGAATATCAATTCATGGCAACCCTGCACCACAATCTGACTGAGGATGCCCGGCATATTTATTTGAAAGGTTCCTTGGAAAGTCTACTGGAGCGCTGCGACAATGCCTTCTCCGCAGACATGCAAGCCGTACCTCTTGATAAAAATCGGCTGCTCCAACAAGCCGAAGCGTTTGCCGGCCAAGGTCTCCGGGTATTGGCTTTCGCCCGTACCGAACATGACGACGACGCCATCGAGCATCACGAAGTGCGTAGCGGCCTGACCTTCCTGGGTTTGCAAGCCATGATGGATCCGCCGCGCCCCGAGGCTGCCAAAGCGATTGCGGCCTGTTACCGGGCCGGCATCGCCGTGAAGATGATCACCGGCGACCACCCTGTCACCGCGCTGGCCATCGCTAAACAACTGAGCATGCGCCATACAGAACGAGTCGTCAGCGGCGCCGAATTGCAAGCCATGGAAGAAGCGGACTATCGGGAATTGGTGCAAAACTGTGACGTATACGCCCGCATCGCGCCGGAACAAAAACTGCAATTGGTGCGAGCCCTGCAAGCCAACGGCCATGTGGTGGCAATGACCGGTGATGGCGTCAACGACGCCCCCGCACTTCGGCAAGCCGACATCGGCATCGCGATGGGGATGGGTGGCACCGAAGTGGCCAAGGAAGCCGCAGCGATGGTGCTTACCGACGATCATTTCGCCACCATCGAAGCCGCCGTGGAAGAAGGCCGGGGGGTGTTCGACAATCTGGTGAAATTTATCGCCTGGACCTTGCCCACCAATCTTGGCGAGGGTCTGTTGATCACGGCCGCTGTATTTGCCAATGTCGCACTGCCGATCACCCCCTTGCAAATCCTGTGGATCAACATGACCACTGCGGTCTTATTAGGCCTGATGTTGGCTTTCGAGCCCAAGGAACCGGGCTTGATGCGCCGCAAACCCCGCAGTCCGAAGCAGCCGATCTTGACCAAACATCTGATGTTTCGCATTTGCCTGGTCGGTTTCCTGCTCTTGACGGGGGCCTTTGGCTTGTTCGAATGGGAGTTGTCTCATAACGAACCACTGGCGGTAGCGAGGACCGTGTCCGTCAACGTGTTCGTATTCGGCGAATTGTTTTACCTGTTCAACTGCCGCTCCTTGCAGTACTCGATGTTTCACGTCGGCTTATTTTCCAATCCGTGGCTGATTTTCGGCGTGATATTGATGACGCTGCTGCAACTGCTGTTTACCTACTGGCCGCCGATGCAAGCCTTGTTCGGTAGTGCGGCGATCGGCTGTGACGAATGGCTATTGATTCTGGCGGTGAGCGTAGTGATTTATGCGACCATCGGCCTGGAAAAGCTACTCGTCCGACTTTGGAGTCGGCGCCGGTAA
- a CDS encoding TetR/AcrR family transcriptional regulator, with protein MISTSPATLDLPARERILLTAHDLFYRDGIRATGIDKVIAEAGVTKVTFYRHFPSKNDLIRAFLDYRHQRWMSWFTDSLQRHGGRAGGGLLPLVATMAEWFCNPIYRGCAFINTVAELGGALPDVVAICRSHKQDMARAIAELLPDGLARWQLANAAAMAIDGAIVKAQLESQGTAAEQSLQGLETLLKALDAASGLPAPTPKSDE; from the coding sequence ATGATTTCTACTTCTCCTGCAACCCTTGATCTCCCGGCCCGGGAGAGAATTCTGCTGACCGCTCATGACCTGTTTTATCGGGACGGGATCCGAGCTACCGGTATCGATAAGGTGATTGCCGAAGCCGGTGTCACCAAGGTCACTTTTTATCGGCATTTCCCCAGCAAAAACGATTTGATCCGGGCTTTTCTGGATTATCGACACCAACGCTGGATGTCTTGGTTCACCGATTCGCTACAACGTCACGGCGGTCGTGCGGGTGGCGGTTTGTTGCCGCTGGTGGCGACGATGGCAGAATGGTTTTGCAACCCGATTTATCGCGGCTGTGCCTTTATCAATACTGTCGCGGAATTGGGCGGGGCTTTGCCGGATGTGGTGGCGATTTGCCGTAGCCACAAGCAGGACATGGCGCGGGCGATTGCCGAGTTATTGCCGGACGGCCTGGCGCGTTGGCAATTAGCTAATGCGGCGGCGATGGCGATTGATGGCGCAATTGTTAAGGCGCAACTGGAATCGCAAGGCACGGCGGCCGAACAATCCCTGCAAGGCCTGGAAACGTTGTTGAAGGCACTGGATGCGGCGTCGGGCTTACCGGCGCCGACTCCAAAGTCGGACGAGTAG
- a CDS encoding nuclear transport factor 2 family protein, translating into METKPPLPPFTADTAALKVRMAEDAWNSRDPDRVVQVYTEHSQWRNRAEFPAGREQIREFLQRKWAKELDYRLIKELWTFTDNRIAVRFAYEWHDDAGNWFRSYGNENWEFNEFGLMQRRFASINDLPIKESERSFHWPLGRRPDEHPGLSELGL; encoded by the coding sequence ATGGAAACCAAGCCCCCACTACCGCCCTTTACCGCCGACACTGCCGCATTAAAAGTGCGCATGGCCGAAGATGCCTGGAACAGCCGAGATCCGGACCGCGTGGTACAGGTGTATACCGAACATAGCCAATGGCGCAACCGCGCCGAATTTCCGGCCGGTCGCGAACAAATCCGCGAATTCTTGCAGCGCAAGTGGGCCAAGGAACTGGATTATCGGCTGATCAAGGAATTATGGACTTTTACCGATAACCGCATCGCCGTGCGCTTTGCCTACGAGTGGCATGACGATGCCGGCAACTGGTTTCGCAGTTACGGCAACGAAAATTGGGAATTTAACGAATTTGGACTGATGCAACGCCGCTTTGCCAGCATTAACGATTTGCCGATCAAGGAAAGCGAGCGCTCATTTCATTGGCCTTTGGGCCGACGACCGGACGAGCATCCGGGTTTGAGCGAATTGGGACTGTAA